From a single Nanoarchaeota archaeon genomic region:
- a CDS encoding calcium-binding protein has protein sequence MAKSPQNKEAEYEKMLEEATVDCYGEEEEFLGVLCALEDNLKFPFDAIVLVRPVKIVGVDAKKSSLRAGIVMKARIDGCAKEQSAAVFMVDVADKGSENEKWLEWAKWWGRR, from the coding sequence ATGGCCAAAAGTCCTCAAAATAAAGAAGCCGAATACGAGAAAATGCTCGAAGAGGCAACTGTCGATTGTTACGGCGAGGAGGAAGAGTTTTTAGGTGTTTTATGCGCGCTTGAAGACAATTTGAAATTTCCGTTCGACGCGATTGTGCTTGTCCGGCCTGTAAAGATTGTCGGCGTCGATGCCAAAAAAAGCAGCTTGCGCGCAGGGATTGTGATGAAGGCGCGGATTGACGGCTGCGCGAAAGAGCAGAGCGCGGCGGTGTTTATGGTTGATGTTGCGGATAAAGGCTCTGAGAATGAAAAATGGTTGGAATGGGCGAAGTGGTGGGGGAGAAGGTGA
- a CDS encoding DNA-binding protein: protein MNPQIKLWLENKDALERSYRHYLDAGIIQKIPASENLVKAHMEKSDHNIEFAYSLIKENKFPDWAITGFYYALYHSSLALLAKKGFASKDHTATVCFLIKHYVEFSKEEIELYDGLSLTRNEIQIYTDIKSERQKASYSTKLLFDIEHIKQLREKAIHFINKAKSMLER, encoded by the coding sequence ATGAACCCGCAAATTAAATTATGGCTGGAAAATAAGGACGCTCTGGAGAGAAGCTATCGCCATTATCTGGATGCGGGCATCATCCAGAAAATCCCTGCCAGCGAAAACCTTGTAAAAGCCCATATGGAAAAATCAGACCACAATATTGAATTTGCTTATTCCCTCATAAAAGAAAATAAGTTTCCGGATTGGGCGATTACTGGTTTTTATTATGCGCTATACCACTCAAGCCTTGCGCTTCTCGCAAAAAAGGGCTTTGCTTCAAAAGACCATACTGCAACCGTATGTTTTTTGATAAAGCACTATGTGGAATTTTCAAAAGAAGAAATAGAGTTATATGATGGTCTTTCGCTTACAAGAAATGAAATACAAATATATACGGACATCAAAAGCGAGCGGCAGAAAGCAAGTTATTCTACTAAATTGCTTTTTGATATTGAACATATAAAGCAGCTTCGCGAAAAAGCAATACATTTTATCAACAAGGCAAAATCAATGCTTGAAAGATGA